The window ATCTACATTGACGACCGAAAGGAGCGCTATCAATGAGCGCTATGCGCACGATCGACCCCGAACAGTTGGCGACTCGGCTCGACGCGGGCGAGACGGTATGCATCATCGACGTCCGCGAAGACGAGGAAGTGGCCGCAGGCATGATCCCGGGAGCCCGACACATCCCGATGGGCACGATCCCGGATCGGCTCGCGGACATTCCCCGCGACGGCGAAGTCGTCCTCGTCTGCCGCAGCGGCGCCCGCAGCGGGCGCGTCCACGAGTATCTTGCCGCCCAAGGGTATGCCAACCTGGTTAATATGAACGGCGGCATGATGGCTTGGGAGCGCCGTTGACGGCTACGCCCGGCGCGACAAGCCCGTCCGCTCGATAATGCTCTCCACCGTCTCCCTTACGTTGCTGCGCGACGTATCGACGACGAGGTGGGCGAAATCGTACGCGTTCTTCCGCTCCTCGAGGAGCCGATGAACGCGTTCTTCTTTATCCCCCGCGAGCAGCGGTCGATTCGCGTCGCCCCGAAGCCGCGCCAGCAAAACGTCCGGCGGGGCGGTCAGGGCGACGACGAAGCCGCCCTCGAGCATCGTCTCTCGGTTCGCTTGCCGGAGCACGGCGCCGCCGCCCGTCGAGACGACCTGGCGCGAGCCGGTCAGGACGCTCTTCAG is drawn from Paenibacillus antri and contains these coding sequences:
- a CDS encoding rhodanese-like domain-containing protein, which produces MRTIDPEQLATRLDAGETVCIIDVREDEEVAAGMIPGARHIPMGTIPDRLADIPRDGEVVLVCRSGARSGRVHEYLAAQGYANLVNMNGGMMAWERR
- a CDS encoding shikimate kinase, producing MNGSNRNIVMIGFMGTGKSTVGSALAERLGWRFVDTDATVVEREGRSIPQLFEEEGEAYFRDAESAVLKSVLTGSRQVVSTGGGAVLRQANRETMLEGGFVVALTAPPDVLLARLRGDANRPLLAGDKEERVHRLLEERKNAYDFAHLVVDTSRSNVRETVESIIERTGLSRRA